Proteins found in one Maridesulfovibrio sp. genomic segment:
- the selA gene encoding L-seryl-tRNA(Sec) selenium transferase: protein MSNLFKYLPSVDSVLTRLEDEGVIDGLPRTLSRDLVNGFLDVCREEIKGGIITEEKQLSPENLFPRLTCHVRAGAKPHFRRVLNGTGVVVHTNLGRSLLADSAVKAVTEACACYSNLEFDLGTGERGSRYSHVEKLICEITGAQAALVVNNNASAVLITLETLSKGRESIVSRGQLVEIGGSFRIPDVMTKSGAFLREVGATNRTHLHDYENAINEETALLMKVHTSNFRVIGFTKEVSGGELAELGRKHGLPVYEDLGSGNLTNFSGLGLMREPTVQEVVSEGVDVVSFSGDKVLGGPQAGIIVGKKKIIDMIKKNPLNRAVRIDKMTLAALEATLRLYLDPETARREVPTVRMITEKPENLKKQAQALARTLRRELGESANIGVREGVSRVGGGAFPEQDLKTYLVTTEPKANVTVEELKERLLKTEPPLVGRIEEEAFCLDPRTLTREEHKLCAEALSQVLI from the coding sequence TTGTCCAACTTATTTAAATATTTGCCGTCTGTTGATTCAGTCCTGACCCGGCTTGAAGATGAAGGGGTTATCGACGGTTTGCCGCGGACCCTTTCCCGTGATTTGGTTAACGGCTTTCTTGATGTCTGCCGTGAGGAAATCAAAGGCGGAATCATCACCGAAGAAAAACAGCTTTCCCCTGAAAATCTTTTCCCTCGTCTTACCTGTCATGTGCGGGCCGGGGCGAAGCCTCATTTTCGGCGGGTGCTGAACGGAACCGGGGTAGTGGTGCATACCAATCTCGGACGTTCCCTGCTGGCTGATTCGGCGGTGAAAGCGGTGACTGAAGCCTGTGCCTGTTATTCAAATCTTGAATTTGATCTCGGTACCGGGGAGCGGGGCAGCAGATACAGTCATGTGGAAAAGCTGATTTGCGAAATTACCGGTGCGCAGGCTGCTCTAGTGGTCAATAATAATGCTTCGGCGGTGCTGATTACCCTTGAGACTCTTTCAAAAGGGCGGGAATCTATTGTTTCCCGTGGACAGCTGGTTGAGATCGGCGGATCATTTCGTATCCCGGACGTAATGACCAAGAGCGGGGCTTTCCTGCGTGAAGTTGGTGCGACGAACCGGACTCATCTACATGATTACGAAAATGCTATAAATGAAGAAACCGCGCTGTTAATGAAGGTGCATACTTCCAATTTCCGGGTAATCGGATTTACAAAGGAAGTTTCCGGCGGTGAACTGGCTGAGCTTGGTCGCAAGCACGGCCTTCCTGTCTATGAAGACCTCGGCAGCGGGAATCTGACTAATTTTTCCGGGCTTGGCCTGATGCGCGAACCTACCGTTCAGGAAGTTGTCAGCGAAGGGGTTGATGTAGTCTCCTTTTCCGGTGACAAAGTTCTCGGCGGACCGCAGGCGGGGATCATTGTCGGTAAGAAAAAGATTATTGATATGATTAAAAAGAATCCTCTTAACCGGGCAGTTCGTATTGATAAAATGACCCTTGCTGCACTTGAGGCTACCTTGCGGCTTTATCTGGACCCAGAGACCGCCAGACGTGAAGTGCCTACTGTACGCATGATTACCGAAAAACCCGAAAACCTGAAAAAACAGGCTCAAGCCCTCGCCCGTACTTTGCGCCGGGAGCTTGGCGAATCAGCGAATATCGGTGTGCGAGAAGGCGTTTCCCGTGTTGGTGGCGGGGCATTCCCGGAGCAGGATTTAAAAACTTATCTGGTTACTACAGAGCCTAAAGCTAATGTGACGGTTGAAGAGCTGAAAGAGAGACTCTTAAAAACTGAACCGCCGTTGGTCGGACGTATAGAAGAAGAGGCATTCTGCCTTGATCCAAGAACTCTTACCCGTGAAGAGCATAAGCTTTGTGCTGAAGCATTGTCACAAGTTTTGATTTAA
- a CDS encoding folylpolyglutamate synthase/dihydrofolate synthase family protein, which yields MKFKNFVEFSTYLDNLGLFHMDMSLGRMEMFVKSWGGKPDFPIIHVVGTNGKGSTSSYLTAIGCEYGLKVGTFSSPHFVTPRERITINGSLLSEEEWCEVANQVMEIAPDAGLTYFELLTCMALVAFKNNGVDLAVMEAGLGGRFDATNTVDPDLTVFTPIGLDHEKILGATIGLITADKADAMRENGIAVTAAQVPEADKVLKARAGELGCRIYDLAELGVVAGLAPSLAGEHQKQNAGLAACAWKLFCGERGLEFDEDKVRGGVVNAFIAGRLQIVDSEKTYILDGAHNTQAFEALEAELDRSAEKPDAVIFSCMKDKNIDVVKKTLFRLTDGPVIACGIKNNDRAYPADELAEVLGERAKAAGDIDEALLMLTSGDKTVLICGSLYLLAAFYTRYPEFLEK from the coding sequence TTGAAATTTAAAAATTTTGTGGAATTCAGTACCTATCTGGATAATCTGGGACTCTTTCATATGGATATGAGTCTAGGCAGAATGGAAATGTTTGTGAAGAGTTGGGGCGGTAAGCCAGATTTTCCGATTATCCATGTTGTCGGGACAAACGGTAAAGGCTCAACTTCATCATATCTTACTGCTATCGGCTGTGAGTATGGGCTAAAAGTGGGTACCTTTTCCTCTCCTCATTTCGTCACTCCACGGGAGCGGATCACGATTAATGGATCTTTACTTTCCGAAGAAGAATGGTGCGAGGTCGCTAATCAGGTTATGGAGATTGCCCCTGATGCCGGGCTGACTTATTTTGAATTGCTTACCTGTATGGCTCTGGTTGCCTTTAAGAACAACGGGGTTGATCTTGCTGTGATGGAAGCCGGACTCGGGGGCAGATTCGATGCTACCAATACCGTCGATCCCGATCTGACTGTATTTACCCCGATCGGGTTGGATCATGAAAAGATTCTTGGGGCTACGATCGGTCTTATCACTGCGGACAAGGCTGATGCCATGCGCGAAAACGGAATAGCCGTCACAGCCGCACAGGTGCCGGAAGCGGATAAGGTTCTCAAAGCGCGCGCCGGGGAACTTGGATGCAGGATTTATGATCTAGCTGAACTGGGCGTTGTTGCCGGTCTTGCCCCTTCCCTTGCAGGCGAGCATCAAAAACAGAATGCCGGGCTTGCTGCATGCGCGTGGAAACTATTCTGCGGAGAACGCGGTCTTGAATTCGATGAAGACAAGGTGCGCGGCGGGGTGGTAAATGCCTTTATCGCCGGGCGGTTGCAGATTGTTGACTCGGAGAAGACTTATATTCTCGACGGGGCCCATAACACTCAGGCTTTTGAAGCTCTGGAGGCCGAGCTTGATCGTTCTGCCGAAAAACCGGATGCCGTTATTTTTTCCTGCATGAAGGACAAAAATATAGATGTGGTGAAAAAGACCTTGTTTCGTTTGACAGACGGGCCGGTGATTGCTTGCGGGATAAAGAATAATGACCGGGCGTATCCTGCTGATGAGCTTGCGGAAGTCCTTGGAGAGCGAGCAAAAGCTGCCGGAGATATTGACGAAGCTCTCTTGATGCTTACTTCCGGTGATAAAACAGTTCTAATCTGCGGGTCCTTGTATTTGCTGGCTGCATTTTATACAAGGTATCCAGAATTTTTAGAAAAGTAG
- a CDS encoding tyrosine-type recombinase/integrase, translated as MPNNSTNTKKKQPRIKTKFSGVYYRESDTKRHRGKPDRSFLVWYSEGGKGRWKTIGWASEGVTAQYANAKRTEIIAALKNPADNGNSEFTLNAAAELWYGRRELDGKSTKKERQRYDKHLRRYFGVLPLNSITTDMLLRTRNKLQQTLSAESVRKCFAFARSCVNLAITEKRFPGPNPFSTNNSQFSLPTPDNGALRFFTPEEAKKLLDALKLKQSRLAYDLSFVSLKTGLRSTELFQLLGNSIEWTGHLRFVSKTKEIHRVNAPRDVLELLSSYKRQPNEHIFQARDGGPIVNGVTGVFDRTVTDLGFNDVVTDSKLKVTFHTWRHTFASWLAQSGKVTLHELMVLMRHKNLQMTLRYAHLIPDENRKKLSIIDEMML; from the coding sequence ATGCCGAACAACTCCACAAACACAAAAAAGAAACAACCCCGCATCAAGACCAAGTTCAGCGGGGTATATTACCGGGAATCCGACACCAAGCGCCACAGGGGCAAGCCGGACCGCTCTTTCCTTGTCTGGTATAGCGAGGGAGGCAAAGGCCGCTGGAAAACGATAGGATGGGCCTCTGAGGGCGTCACAGCGCAATATGCCAACGCCAAGCGCACCGAGATCATCGCCGCACTCAAGAACCCTGCCGATAACGGCAACTCCGAATTCACGCTCAATGCTGCCGCCGAGCTGTGGTACGGACGCCGCGAGCTGGACGGAAAGTCCACCAAGAAGGAACGCCAGCGGTACGACAAACATCTGCGCCGCTACTTCGGCGTGCTGCCGCTCAACTCCATCACAACCGACATGCTGCTGCGCACCCGCAACAAGCTCCAGCAGACTCTCTCCGCTGAATCGGTCCGCAAATGTTTTGCATTTGCGCGCAGCTGCGTCAACCTCGCAATTACCGAAAAGCGTTTCCCCGGCCCGAATCCCTTCTCGACCAACAACAGCCAGTTCAGCCTCCCGACCCCGGATAACGGCGCGCTGCGCTTCTTCACTCCCGAAGAAGCAAAGAAGCTGCTGGATGCACTCAAGCTGAAACAATCCCGGCTGGCCTACGACCTCAGTTTCGTAAGCCTCAAGACCGGACTGCGCAGCACCGAGCTTTTCCAGCTGCTCGGGAACTCCATTGAATGGACCGGACACCTGCGCTTTGTCTCCAAGACAAAAGAGATTCACAGGGTCAACGCCCCCAGGGACGTGCTGGAACTGCTGAGTTCCTACAAGCGCCAGCCAAACGAGCATATTTTCCAAGCCCGTGACGGCGGCCCAATCGTCAACGGCGTTACCGGGGTATTCGACCGCACGGTCACAGACCTCGGCTTTAACGATGTTGTGACCGATTCCAAGCTTAAGGTCACCTTTCACACGTGGCGGCATACCTTTGCCAGCTGGTTGGCCCAGTCCGGCAAGGTCACGCTGCACGAGTTGATGGTCTTGATGCGACATAAAAATCTCCAAATGACGCTGCGCTATGCGCACTTGATTCCAGATGAAAACAGAAAGAAACTATCCATAATTGACGAAATGATGCTCTAG